One part of the Lycium ferocissimum isolate CSIRO_LF1 chromosome 8, AGI_CSIRO_Lferr_CH_V1, whole genome shotgun sequence genome encodes these proteins:
- the LOC132068620 gene encoding shaggy-related protein kinase epsilon-like: MNVMRRLKSITSGRSSVSDPGGDLSLKRVKSEQQVNHRMDSEIQLEERCTIVPKENVTSTSEESSASTLNVDNKPGYVELPKAMSEMKITDKHSDDHADDIKDLEPAVVSGNGTETGQITVTTVSGRNGQKKLTLSYMAERVVGTGSFGVVFQAKCLETGESVAIKKVLQDRRYKNRELQIMRMLDHPNLVHLRHCFYSTTEKNEVYLNLVLEYVSETVYRVSRHYSRVNHHMPIIYVQLYTYQLCRALNYMHNVIGVCHRDIKPQNLLVNPHTHQLKICDFGSAKMLVPGEPNIAYICSRYYRAPELIFGATEYTTAIDMWSAGCVFAELLLGQPLFPGESGVDQLVEIIKILGTPTREEIRCMNPNYTEFKFPQIKAHPWHKIFQRRIPPEAVDLASRLLQYSPTLRCTALEACAHPFFDALREPNACLPNGRPLPPLFNFTPQELSGAPTELRQRLIPEHTRK; this comes from the exons atgaatgtGATGCGTCGCCTCAAAAGCATTACTTCTGGACGATCTTCCGTTTCCGATCct GGAGGGGATTTAAGCCTAAAAAGAGTGAAGTCTGAGCAACAAGTAAATCACAGGATGGATAGTGAAATTCAATTGGAAGAGCGATGTACTATAGTTCCGAAGGAGAATGTGACTTCTACGTCCGAGGAAAGTAGTGCTAGTACGTTGAATGTCGATAATAAGCCTGGATATGTGGAGCTTCCAAAAGCAATGAGTGAAATGAAAATTACAGACAAACACTCTGATGACCACGCCGATGACATAAAG GACTTGGAGCCTGCTGTTGTTAGTGGTAATGGAACAGAAACAGGCCAGATAACTGTGACTACTGTGAGTGGTCGAAATGGACAGAAGAAACTG ACACTGTCTTACATGGCTGAACGTGTGGTGGGTACGGGTTCATTTGGAGTTGTGTTTCAG GCTAAGTGTCTAGAAACAGGTGAATCTGTCGCAATAAAGAAGGTTTTACAGGATAGGAGATACAAGAACAGGGAACTACAGATTATGCGCATGCTCGATCATCCTAATCTTGTTCACCTGAGGCACTGTTTCTATTCTACTACTGAGAAGAATGAGGTTTACCTTAACCTTGTTCTGGAGTATGTGTCTGAAACTGTTTACCGAGTTTCAAGGCACTACAGCCGAGTGAACCATCACATGCCCATCATATATGTTCAGCTGTACACGTACCAG CTATGTCGGGCTCTGAATTACATGCACAATGTAATTGGGGTATGTCACCGTGATATTAAACCGCAGAATCTTTTG GTTAATCCGCACACTCATCAGTTAAAGATCTGTGATTTTGGTAGTGCAAAGATGCTG GTACCCGGGGAGCCCAATATTGCCTACATTTGTTCTCGGTATTATAGAGCGCCTGAATTGATCTTTGGGGCTACAGAGTACACAACTGCAATTGATATGTGGTCAGCTGGTTGTGTTTTTGCTGAGCTACTTTTGGGACAG CCTCTTTTCCCTGGAGAAAGTGGTGTTGATCAGCTGGTGGAGATCATCAAG ATTTTGGGGACGCCAACTAGAGAGGAAATTAGGTGCATGAATCCAAACTATACAGAGTTCAAGTTTCCTCAAATCAAAGCTCACCCGTGGCACAAG atATTTCAGAGAAGAATACCTCCTGAAGCAGTAGATTTGGCATCAAGGCTGCTCCAGTATTCTCCAACTTTGCGTTGTACTGCT TTGGAGGCATGCGCACACCCTTTCTTTGATGCTCTGAGGGAACCAAATGCTTGCTTACCTAATGGGCGACCTTTGCCACCTCTATTCAACTTTACACCTCAAG AACTTTCTGGTGCACCTACTGAACTGAGACAACGCCTCATTCCTGAACACACGAGGAAATGA
- the LOC132068621 gene encoding E3 ubiquitin-protein ligase At4g11680-like, producing MSTDVSPSNVSSIDTTPFLTNSRSRHNSFRRRPSLRGAAGFLRRASSRRLMREPSMRVREAAAEQIEERQSDWAYSKPIVILDLLWNLAFVIVSVSVLILSRNESPSMPLRVWIVGYGLQSVLHMVCVFVEYRRRRRRRIRNLSANLTSGVGNLSSESDGGESGDYLSERRQNEDETSVAKHLESANTMFSFIWWIIGFYWVSAGGQTMTRDAPQLYWLCITFLAFDVFFVVICVAVACVIGIAVCCCLPCIIAILYAVADQEGATKEDVERLPKYKFKRLGNFEKENGEIQESFGGVMVECDTDTPTEHVLSPEDAECCICLCSYEDGIELRELPCCHHFHAACIDKWLYINATCPLCKFNILKNGNQSGSEEA from the exons ATGTCTACCGACGTTAGTCCGAGTAACGTTAGCTCCATCGATACGACACCGTTCCTCACCAATTCCCGTAGCCGACACAACTCATTCCGTCGGCGTCCAAGTCTCCGTGGAGCCGCCGGCTTCTTACGGCGCGCAAGCAGCCGCCGATTAATGCGCGAGCCATCTATGCGTGTCCGAGAAGCCGCAGCTGAACAAATCGAAGAACGACAAAGTGATTGGGCTTACTCAAAACCTATAGTTATATTAGATCTCTTATGGAACTTAGCTTTTGTTATCGTATCTGTTTCGGTGCTTATACTTAGTAGAAATGAGTCTCCTTCTATGCCGCTAAGGGTTTGGATTGTTGGATATGGTTTGCAGAGTGTGCTTCATATGGTTTGTGTTTTTGTTGAGTATCGAAGACGAAGACGAAGACGGATAAGGAATTTGTCAGCAAATTTGACAAGTGGGGTTGGGAATTTGAGTTCGGAGAGTGATGGAGGGGAGTCTGGTGATTATTTATCCGAGAGACGTCAAAATGAGGATGAAACTAG TGTTGCCAAGCATCTGGAGTCTGCAAACACcatgttttctttcatttggTGGATAATCGGATTCTATTGGGTATCTGCTGGTGGCCAAACTATGACCCGTGATGCACCTCAACTTTACTG GCTTTGTATCACATTTCTGGCGTTTGAtgtattttttgttgttatatGTGTTGCTGTCGCTTGTGTCATTGGAATTGCTGTTTGCTGCTGTCTCCCATGCATCATTGCAATCTTATATGCAGTGGCAGATCAG GAAGGAGCGACTAAGGAAGATGTTGAAAGACTGCCTAAATACAAGTTTAAGAGACTTGGTAACTTTGAGAAAGAGAATGGTGAGATTcaagaatcatttggaggagtAATGGTTGAATGCGACACTGATACACCAACTGAGCATGTTCTTTCACCGGAGGATGCT GAATGTTGCATTTGCCTTTGTTCCTATGAAGATGGAATTGAGCTGCGTGAGCTCCCTTGTTGTCACCATTTTCACGCAGCCTGCATAGACAAATGGTTGTATATAAATGCGACGTGTCCTCTTTGCAAGTTCAATATACTCAAAAATGGCAATCAAAGTGGCAGTGAAGAAGCATAA